A region of the Massilia sp. erpn genome:
CCGAGCTGGAGCCCATCCCCGACACCAACGTGCCGTATGAGCTGGCGCCGGTGGTGACGGCCTTCAACGGCCTGCTGGAGCGGGTCAGCGAGGGTGCGCAGGCGCAACAGCATTTCCTGGCCAATGTGGCGCATCAGCTGCGCACGCCGCTGGCGGGCTTGCAGGCGCAGCTCGAATGGCTGGGCCAGCGCGAAGGCGGTCCGGCGTCCGATCCCGGCGTGGCGCAGTCGCTGCGCCTGATGCTCTCATCGACCGAGCGCATGATACGTCAGACCAACCAGCTGCTGGCGCTGGCGCGCGCCGAACCCAGCCACTTCGAAAAGACCCGGCTCGAAGCGCTGGCCCTGGACCGCCTGGTGGAGGAATCGATCCAGCCTTTCGTCGAGCAGGCTGCGCGCAAGGATATCGACCTGGGCTTCGAGCTGCACGCCACCAATGTGATGGGCGACCGCTTCCTGCTGCGCGACCTGATCGACAATCTGGTCGACAACGCCATCCGCTACACGCCGGCGCATGGCCGCGTCACGGTGAGCTGCCGCCGCGAAGGCGAGGGCGGCGTGCTCGCGGTGGAGGATAGCGGTCCCGGCATCCCGCCCGCCAAGCGCGAAGCGGTGTTTAGCCGCTTCGTGCGGCTGGACGAGAAAACGGCCGGCAGCGGCCTGGGTCTGGCGATCGTGCGCGACATCGCCATTGCCCATGGCGCCAGCGTCGCCATCGACAGCGCGCCGGGCGGGCAGGGTGCCTTGATCAGCGTGCACTTCCCGCCTTAAACCTCCTTTCTGTTGCACTGTCAGGGATTTGTCAGCATTTCCTCAGGGAAATGACAGCTTTGGGGACTAGACTGCCCTCATT
Encoded here:
- a CDS encoding sensor histidine kinase — encoded protein: MPSIRLRLLKWLIAPILLINLAGGALTYALAWVPAQRAFDEGLSDAARALAARLSLTGGALQLDLPPQAEKVLRSGAGDAVYFAVRQQGGGLLAGDPDLLLTAFEPQRELNPTQSQAQDGNMHGAPVRIAVHQASVEGRRVTIAVAKTLRERTQARQAIFRALMLLEALLTLSAVGLIWFSVSTGLRPLNRLRSELNARGGAELEPIPDTNVPYELAPVVTAFNGLLERVSEGAQAQQHFLANVAHQLRTPLAGLQAQLEWLGQREGGPASDPGVAQSLRLMLSSTERMIRQTNQLLALARAEPSHFEKTRLEALALDRLVEESIQPFVEQAARKDIDLGFELHATNVMGDRFLLRDLIDNLVDNAIRYTPAHGRVTVSCRREGEGGVLAVEDSGPGIPPAKREAVFSRFVRLDEKTAGSGLGLAIVRDIAIAHGASVAIDSAPGGQGALISVHFPP